GCCGTCGGGGGTGTGCTCGACGTCCCTGCCGCTGCCCGTGCCGCTCATGGGCTCAGCCTCGCGCCTGCAGCGCGGCACGGTCCATCACCCGTCGGGCGCGCAGCCGGTAGCGGTAGACCTGCACCAGACCCAGGGTCCACAGCACGTACTGGGTGCTCATCGCCCAGCGGAACGCCCCGGGCGTGTAGTCGGAGCCGCCGCCGGGGGTGCGCCAGTCGAGCACCAGGCCGATGGCCACCACCAGCACCAGGCTCGCCGAGAAGCCGCCCACGTTGATGATGCCGGTCGAGCTGGCCATCCGCTCCGGCGGGTTCGCGGTGCGCCCGACGTCGAAGCCGATCATCGAGGCCGGCCCGCCGACCCCGACCACCAGCGCGAGCACCACCAGCAGCCCCAGCGGGGCCGGCCCGGGCCAGACGAGCACGAGCGTCCAGGTCGCCACGATGGCCACGACCACCGCGATCACCATCGAGGAGCGGTGCCAGGGGTGCAGGCCGATGAGCCACCCCAGCACCGGGCCGCTGACGATCACCGCCACCACCACCAGGGTCAGCAGCAGCCCGGCCTCGCCCGGCGTGCGCCCCTCGCCGCGCACGAAGAACGGGTAGCCCCAGAGCAACGTCAGCGTCGTCGCGCTGAACTGGGTGGAGAAGTGCATCCAGAAGCCCAGCCGGGTGCCGGGGTGCGACCACGAGGCGCGCAGGCTGGCGAGCACCCGGGCCGGCGACATCAGCTCGCCCCGGGTGTGGCGGCGACCCGGCGCGTCGGCGACCACCACGAGGGCCACCAGGGTCAGGACCGCCCCGGTGGTCGCGGTGACCAGGTAGGCGGTCGTCCAGCCCCAGGAGCCCAGCGCCCAGGTCATCGGCACCGCGGCCGCGATCGCGCCGGTCTGGCCGATCGTGCCGGTCAGCTGGGTGAAGAACGGCACGCGGCGCACCGGGAACCAGGTGGCCAGCAGGCGCAGCACGCAGATGAACGTCATCGCGTCGCCCATGCCGACGAAGAAGCGGGCCACCAGCGCGACGGGGTAGGAGTCGGCGAAGGCGAACGCGGTCTGGGCCGCCGACAGCAGCACCGCCCCGCTCAGCAGCACGCTGCGCGGCCCGTAGCGGTCGACGAGCAGGCCCACGGGCACCTGCATGCCGGCGTACACCAGCAGCTGGAGCATCGTGAACGTCGCCAGCTGGGAGGCTGAGATGTCGAAGCGCTCGGTGGCCACCAGGCCGGCCACGGCCAGCGAGGAGCGGTGGAACACGGCGAGCAGGTAGAGCGACAGGGCGACGGCCCAGACCAGGACGGCCCGGGACGCCACTCGCTCACCGGGACTCCGCACCCGGTCATTGTCCGCCCCACCCCGCCGGCGCGGCGTCCACCCCTAGGGTGTCGGGCATGAGGAGCCGGTTCTCACGCGACCCCAGGCCCGACGGGTTCCTGGGGCCGCAGCCCTCCGCGGTGCTGCTGGTCACCCAGGTGCTCGCCGTGATCGCCTACCCGTTCCTGGACACCAGCACCGCCGGGCGCGCCGTGCTCGGCGTCGCCCAGATCGCGGTGGTGGGCGCGGCCCTCGCAGCGGTGCGGCGCACCCCCGCGCTGACCTGGGTCGCCCTGCTCGTCGGGCTGCCCGCCGCCGGCTTCACGGTGGTCGAGGCCCTGACCACCGGCATCGACTGGGTCGTGCTGGTCTCGGCGCTGCTGCACGCGCCGTTCTACTTCTACGTGTCCTACTCGATGGTGCGCTACCTCTTCCACGACGACAAGGTGACCCGGGACGAGCTCTACGCCACCGGCGCCGCCTTCACGGTGGTCGCCTGGGGCTTCGCCTACGTCTACGCCGCCGTGGCCGTCCTGTCGCCCGACTCGTTCTCGGGCGGCTCCGCCTCCGACGGGCAGACCTGGTTCGAGCTGCTCTACCTGTCGTTCTCGGTGCTCACCAGCGTCGGGCTCTCCGACGTGGTGCCGATGGGCTCGCACGCCCGATCGTTCGTGGCGGTCGAGATGGTCGTGGGCGTGCTCTACGTCGCCCTGGTCATCTCGCGCCTGGTCGGGCTGACGGTGAGCCGGCAGGCGATGAAGGCCGCCGACCGCGACTAGCGGTCACTTGGTCGCCTCCATCATCTGGCGCAGCTCCTTCTTCAGCTCGTCGACCTCGTCGCGCAGCCGGGCCGCGAGCTCGAACTGCAGCTCCGCGGCGGCCTCGCGCATCTGGTCGGTGAGGTCCTGGATGAGCTGGGCCAGGTCGGCGCTGGGCATCCCGGCCAGGTCCTTGGCGTGCTGGCCGGCGTCCTTGCCGGTCAGCGCCGGGACCGGCTGCTTGGCCTTGACCCCGCCGGCACGACCCTTGGCCGCGGTGCCGGCCCAGGTCTCGAGGAGCGCCTGGGTGTTCTCGTCCTCGCGCGCCAGCATCTCGGTGATGTCGGCGATCTTCTTGCGCAGCGGCATCGGGTCGACGCCGTGGGCGGTGTTGTAGGCGATCTGCTTGTCGCGGCGCCGGTTGGTCTCCTCGATCGCCGACTCCATGGAGGGGGTGATCTTGTCGGCGTACATGTGCACCTGGCCCGACACGTTGCGGGCCGCGCGGCCGATCGTCTGGATCAGCGACTTGTCGGAGCGCAGGAAGCCCTCCTTGTCGGCGTCGAGGATCGCGACCAGCGAGACCTCGGGCAGGTCGAGGCCCTCGCGCAGCAGGTTGATGCCGACGAGCACGTCGTACTGGCCCAGCCGCAGGTCGCGCAGCAGCTCGATGCGCTTGAGGGTGTCGACCTCGCTGTGCAGGTAGCGGGTGCGGATGCCGGCGTCGAGGAGGTAGTCGGTGAGGTCCTCGGACATCTTCTTGGTCAGCGTGGTGACCAGCACCCGCTCGTTCTTCTGGGTGCGCTCCTTGATCTCGTGGATCAGGTCGTCGATCTGGCCCTTGGTCGGCT
The Nocardioides marinisabuli genome window above contains:
- a CDS encoding MFS transporter, yielding MRSPGERVASRAVLVWAVALSLYLLAVFHRSSLAVAGLVATERFDISASQLATFTMLQLLVYAGMQVPVGLLVDRYGPRSVLLSGAVLLSAAQTAFAFADSYPVALVARFFVGMGDAMTFICVLRLLATWFPVRRVPFFTQLTGTIGQTGAIAAAVPMTWALGSWGWTTAYLVTATTGAVLTLVALVVVADAPGRRHTRGELMSPARVLASLRASWSHPGTRLGFWMHFSTQFSATTLTLLWGYPFFVRGEGRTPGEAGLLLTLVVVAVIVSGPVLGWLIGLHPWHRSSMVIAVVVAIVATWTLVLVWPGPAPLGLLVVLALVVGVGGPASMIGFDVGRTANPPERMASSTGIINVGGFSASLVLVVAIGLVLDWRTPGGGSDYTPGAFRWAMSTQYVLWTLGLVQVYRYRLRARRVMDRAALQARG
- a CDS encoding two pore domain potassium channel family protein, whose amino-acid sequence is MRSRFSRDPRPDGFLGPQPSAVLLVTQVLAVIAYPFLDTSTAGRAVLGVAQIAVVGAALAAVRRTPALTWVALLVGLPAAGFTVVEALTTGIDWVVLVSALLHAPFYFYVSYSMVRYLFHDDKVTRDELYATGAAFTVVAWGFAYVYAAVAVLSPDSFSGGSASDGQTWFELLYLSFSVLTSVGLSDVVPMGSHARSFVAVEMVVGVLYVALVISRLVGLTVSRQAMKAADRD